In the Engraulis encrasicolus isolate BLACKSEA-1 chromosome 9, IST_EnEncr_1.0, whole genome shotgun sequence genome, one interval contains:
- the LOC134455368 gene encoding uncharacterized protein LOC134455368 yields MENFKRKSGSGTTCAVVGCTNSRKHLNEWLGRECFDHKPATKRECPCPPLFTFFRKPDADAESRAWLKALNLKKPPRNVFVCSHHFVDKRPTEDNPYPELWLGYSRLTQPKRRRVTERTPVPPKKRRLQSDDAPETCQPAFETEPATPKYRDAQTQWEDPSLIDHPYCSTSQSVKVDKATQCEDPTVTSTTVIDDSRSRLYTGVRMVQFFTMVTALLPFSKPSITLPVVDQILMTLMKLKLNLILGDISHRFSVSTSTASIVISHWICVMGEQFKVLIPWLPRETIRATMPLPFQRNYPRTTCIIDCAESAMQRATNQDSRSDTFSQYKSRNTVKYLVAVAPNGLIMFISESYAGRSSDKFITMDSGFLDYLRAGDEVMADRGFTIRDLLNERKVSLNIPAFTYRRKQLTNEEITRTRRVANVRIHVERAIQRLKVFKILSQTVPISMACKLDNILIICAGLVNLRSPLIRMPNEV; encoded by the exons ATGGAAAATTTCAAGAGGAAAAGTGGTTCGGGAACTACGTGTGCAGTGGTTGGCTGCACAAACTCAAGGAAACACCTGAACGAGTGGTTAGGTCGAGAGTGTTTTGACCACAAACCAGCCACAAAGAGGGAATGTCCATGTCCTCCTTTGTTTACTTTCTTTCGCAAGCCTGATGCCGACGCAGAATCACGGGCCTGGCTGAAGGCATTAAATTTAAAGAAGCCACCCCGcaacgtgtttgtgtgttcccATCACTTTGTGGACAAGAGGCCAACCGAGGACAATCCGTATCCAGAGTTGTGGTTGGGATACAGTCGCTTAACCCAGCCGAAGAGGAGGCGAGTCACCGAGCGGACCCCTGTCCCCCCAAAGAAACGTAGACTTCAATCCGATG ATGCTCCTGAAACCTGTCAGCCTGCCTTCGAGACCGAGCCTGCCACACCAAAATACAGAGATGCCCAGACCCAGTGGGAGGATCCATCACTGATTGACCACCCATACTGTTCAACATCTCAGTCTGTTAAAGTAGATAAGGCCACGCAGTGCGAGGATCCTACTGTGACTAGCACCACAGTCATTGATGATTCCAGGTCTCGGCTGTATACAGGAGTGCGCATGGTTCAATTTTTCACCATGGTGACGGCGTTGTTGCCTTTCAGTAAGCCATCAATTACCCTTCCTGTTGTAGACCAAATCCTGATGACCTTGATGAAGCTAAAACTAAATTTGATATTAGGAGATATTTCTCACCGTTTCAGTGTGTCTACATCCACTGCGAGCATTGTGATTAGTCACTGGATTTGTGTGATGGGTGAACAGTTCAAAGTCCTGATCCCCTGGCTTCCAAGAGAGACCATTCGTGCCACCATGCCCTTACCATTTCAGAGGAACTACCCCCGAACCACCTGCATCATTGACTGTGCAGAAAGTGCCATGCAGAGAGCAACAAACCAGGATTCAAGGAGTGACACGTTCAGCCAGTATAAATCACGCAATACTGTGAAATATCTTGTCGCTGTGGCCCCTAATGGGCTAATCATGTTTATATCTGAGTCATATGCTGGCAGAAGCAGCGACAAGTTTATCACCATGGACAGTGGTTTCCTTGATTATCTTAGGGCTGGTGATGAGGTCATGGCGGACCGTGGGTTCACCATTCGAGATCTGCTTAATGAAAGAAAGGTCAGTTTGAACATCCCTGCATTCACCTACAGGCGAAAGCAGTTGACCAATGAAGAGATAACGCGAACCAGGCGAGTAGCCAATGTCCGTATACATGTGGAAAGAGCGATCCAGAGACTAAAGGTCTTTAAAATTTTATCCCAGACCGTTCCAATCAGCATGGCATGTAAACTGGACAATATCTTGATCATCTGTGCTGGCCTAGTTAACCTGAGAAGCCCACTGATCAGAATGCCTAATGAGGTTTAA
- the LOC134455367 gene encoding uncharacterized protein LOC134455367, whose translation MWEHSLNNLTGDGVTIPHPNYVQNWEDSMTTWPNVTYGNICAYFVDSLATDGKAMDNLKASEAYQYLHSQKVGRILSYKHERFVYLKADVEPSQCLNSAWHNAWVLTTEAGDIKTAGCTCVAGPGRSCSHAAAILWKVENAVRQGKTGLACTDGQNQWNAGSKRNAGQRKMKYVSFKRHNRTDLYQLQSTAQPSSSTPEPAQEVRLFRSHEEWRKNALASPMAALFNCPGDSLLQLCLNADTTNITDPTPCPHLHLLTHDEHHTPLACEKCRTFYNQYIDMPTPKFEEIERATKQQSKEQVWHDARRVRITASTAKKVPIRLTTAPEKFLSEHLHPSFRGNAATRQGAEGEEVARDHLETLGNSIECKGLVVCKMEPWLAASPDGVINKDTLLEIKTPVMGNKSMDEFLATKGCEITTVANSDRVEYLIACNGQKGYYMQVQLGMYCTGLQHAKLVIWNKTEHLEIEVPYDQGFVREHITRLRTFYFSHMLPKIVDDFVEGRLQFCSKYLSIVKPK comes from the exons ATGTGGGAACACAGTTTAAATAATTTGACAGGAGATGGCGTTACTATCCCCCACCCGAATTATGTGCAGAACTGGGAGGATAGTATGACAACATGGCCGAACGTAACATATGGAAATATTTGTGCTTATTTCGTGGACTCACTAGCAACGGATGGAAAAGCCATGGACAACTTAAAAGCCTCCGAGGCATACCAGTATTTGCACAGTCAGAAAGTTGGTCGCATACTGTCTTATAAGCACGAACGTTTTGTTTATTTGAAAGCCGATGTTGAACCAAGTCAGTGCTTGAATAGCGCCTGGCACAATGCGTGGGTGCTGACCACAGAAGCAGGAGACATCAAAACAGCTGGATGTACGTGTGTCGCTGGACCGGGAAGATCTTGTTCCCATGCAGCTGCGATCTTGTGGAAG GTAGAAAATGCCGTGAGACAGGGGAAAACCGGGCTCGCCTGCACAGACGGACAGAACCAGTGGAATGCTGGGTCTAAAAGAAATGCTGGTCAGAGGAAGATGAAGTATGTGAGCTTCAAGAGACACAACAGGACAGACCTCTACCAGCTGCAATCAACTGCACAGCCATCCTCTTCCACTCCAGAACCAGCACAGGAGGTGAGACTCTTTAGAAGTCATGAAGAGTGGAGGAAGAACGCACTTGCCTCACCGATGGCAGCACTTTTCAATTGCCCTGGGGATAGCCTCCTTCAGCTCTGCCTTAATGCCGACACCACCAACATCACTGATCCAACACCATGCCCACACCTCCATCTCCTAACCCATGATGAGCACCACACACCACTGGCTTGTGAAAAATGCAGAACTTTTTACAATCAATACATTGACATGCCCACACCCAAGTTTGAGGAGATTGAGAGGGCTACCAAACAACAGAGCAAAGAACAGGTCTGGCATGATGCAAGGAGAGTGCGCATTACAGCAAGCACAGCAAAAAAGGTGCCCATTCGCTTAACCACAGCGCCTGAGAAGTTTTTGTCAGAGCACTTACATCCATCCTTCCGTGGCAATGCCGCAACTCGCCAAGGAGCAGAGGGGGAGGAAGTGGCAAGGGACCATTTGGAAACTCTGGGCAACAGCATCGAGTGTAAAGGGTTAGTGGTGTGTAAAATGGAGCCGTGGCTTGCAGCATCCCCCGATGGAGTGATTAACAAAGACACTCTTTTAGAGATCAAAACACCAGTGATGGGAAACAAGTCAATGGATGAATTTTTGGCAACAAAGGGCTGCGAAATCACCACTGTGGCAAACAGCGATAGGGTGGAATACCTTATTGCCTGCAACGGTCAAAAGGGCTACTACATGCAGGTTCAACTTGGGATGTACTGCACAGGGCTTCAGCACGCCAAGTTGGTCATCTGGAACAAAACGGAGCACCTAGAAATAGAAGTACCCTATGACCAAGGCTTTGTTCGGGAGCATATCACAAGGTTGCGCACGTTCTACTTTTCCCACATGCTCCCAAAAATTGTTGATGATTTTGTTGAGGGAAGGTTACAGTTCTGCAGTAAGTATCTCAGCATTGTAAAACCAAAATAA